In a genomic window of Spirosoma agri:
- a CDS encoding DUF4230 domain-containing protein, with translation MSRLLTVLLRLFVFAILVAGLIAIWEQIRGSDVMSRFRKGDKTTQSIVLKEVTALGKLELVSYTFKDIIEHEQVNTFLPNANAVLIVEGQATGCIDLTRIKPDDVRADGDSITVKLPKPELCSWKINHDRSRVYDTHFSFLDQSQLVSDAYQQAERQIRQSALNGGILEQTRQNADRMLRPLLERISGRKIRLTFQE, from the coding sequence ATGTCTCGATTGTTAACTGTACTACTTCGTCTGTTTGTATTCGCTATTCTGGTGGCGGGCCTGATCGCCATTTGGGAGCAGATTCGTGGCAGTGATGTGATGAGTCGGTTTCGGAAGGGCGACAAGACTACACAAAGCATCGTTCTGAAAGAAGTGACGGCGTTGGGTAAACTGGAACTAGTGAGCTACACGTTTAAGGACATTATCGAACACGAGCAGGTCAATACCTTTTTGCCCAACGCGAACGCCGTGTTAATCGTTGAAGGTCAGGCTACGGGTTGTATCGACTTGACCCGAATTAAACCGGATGACGTTCGGGCTGATGGTGATTCGATAACGGTGAAATTACCCAAACCTGAGCTTTGCAGCTGGAAAATTAACCACGACCGATCACGGGTCTACGACACGCACTTTTCGTTTCTGGACCAGTCGCAACTGGTAAGTGATGCTTATCAACAGGCAGAACGTCAGATCCGACAGTCGGCACTGAATGGTGGTATTCTGGAGCAGACGCGTCAGAACGCCGACCGGATGCTGCGTCCCTTGCTCGAACGTATTTCGGGCCGGAAAATACGGCTTACCTTTCAGGAATAG
- a CDS encoding YqgE/AlgH family protein has translation MNANTPPVTNGSLLIAEPFMGDTNFDRSVVLVCEHSPAGTFGLVLNQTTDLQLPDIIDDVYVTQELFVGGPVQQNTLHFIHRRPDLIDGSIRVTNGLYWSGDFDQVKQAINMGTLTNRDIRFFVGYSGWDAGQLASELDQKAWIVGRADATFLFETPADQFWRGVLKRMGGEFKSIAHYPVDPRLN, from the coding sequence ATGAATGCCAACACGCCACCCGTCACGAATGGCAGTCTGTTGATTGCCGAACCCTTTATGGGTGATACCAACTTTGATCGCAGCGTTGTGCTGGTCTGCGAACACAGCCCGGCGGGTACATTCGGTTTGGTATTGAACCAGACTACGGATCTGCAACTGCCTGACATCATCGATGATGTGTATGTTACGCAGGAATTATTCGTTGGTGGGCCTGTTCAGCAGAATACATTGCATTTTATTCACCGGCGGCCCGATCTGATTGATGGTTCCATCCGTGTAACGAACGGTCTGTACTGGAGCGGGGATTTCGATCAGGTGAAGCAGGCTATCAATATGGGTACGCTTACTAATCGCGATATTCGGTTTTTTGTCGGCTATTCGGGCTGGGATGCCGGGCAACTGGCTAGTGAACTCGATCAGAAAGCCTGGATTGTTGGCCGGGCCGACGCGACCTTTCTATTCGAGACGCCTGCCGATCAGTTCTGGCGGGGGGTGCTCAAACGGATGGGCGGAGAGTTCAAGTCGATTGCCCATTATCCGGTTGATCCACGGCTGAATTAA
- a CDS encoding LuxE/PaaK family acyltransferase, translating into MLSPEAAAMRESLRQQILTISERPLDSAPFEQLAVAVFQYQATYNPIYRDYLQHLGVQSDAVTELRRIPFMPIGFFKKHSVLTGLTADAEFQKNTLTFASSGTTGEQTSRHFVPDSALYDAISTHIFEQTYGPLSNFHILALLPSYLERNNSSLVYMVQRFMDQTASGKSGFFLHNHDELTEQLRQLTQQPDQKKILLIGVTFGLLDWAESGTDLSFLAQNPNLVVMETGGMKGRRQELLRQEVHAILTDQLGVQAIHSEYGMTELLSQAYSVGNGVFRPSPTLRVFLRDINDPFLLYPNDYKRAGGINVVDLANLDSCAFIETQDLGQYTEDNGDFQVIGRFDNSDVRGCNLLVL; encoded by the coding sequence ATGCTTTCGCCCGAGGCAGCGGCAATGCGGGAATCGCTTCGCCAGCAAATCCTGACCATCAGTGAGCGCCCACTCGATTCCGCTCCATTTGAACAGCTCGCTGTAGCCGTTTTTCAGTACCAGGCCACCTATAACCCCATTTACCGGGACTATTTGCAGCACTTAGGCGTTCAGTCCGATGCGGTTACGGAACTACGCCGAATTCCGTTCATGCCCATCGGTTTTTTCAAGAAACATTCGGTCCTGACCGGTTTAACAGCCGATGCCGAGTTTCAGAAAAACACGCTGACCTTTGCCAGTAGCGGAACTACAGGCGAACAGACCAGTCGTCATTTTGTGCCCGATTCGGCGCTCTATGACGCGATCAGTACCCATATTTTTGAGCAAACATACGGTCCGCTCAGCAACTTCCACATACTGGCCTTGCTGCCGTCTTACCTTGAACGAAATAACTCGTCGCTCGTGTATATGGTTCAGCGATTTATGGACCAGACAGCTTCCGGCAAATCCGGCTTTTTTCTGCACAACCACGACGAATTGACCGAACAACTCCGGCAACTTACGCAGCAGCCCGACCAGAAAAAAATTCTGCTTATCGGTGTTACGTTCGGTCTGTTGGATTGGGCAGAATCGGGCACCGATCTGTCTTTTCTAGCGCAGAATCCAAATCTGGTTGTTATGGAAACGGGCGGCATGAAAGGGCGTCGGCAGGAATTGCTGCGGCAGGAAGTTCACGCGATTTTAACGGATCAGCTTGGTGTTCAGGCCATTCATTCCGAATATGGGATGACAGAATTATTGTCTCAGGCTTACTCAGTCGGGAATGGCGTCTTCAGGCCAAGCCCTACCTTACGCGTGTTTCTGCGCGACATCAACGATCCTTTCCTGCTTTATCCGAATGATTACAAACGCGCGGGGGGTATCAACGTCGTCGATTTAGCCAATCTGGATTCCTGTGCCTTTATCGAAACGCAGGATTTGGGGCAATACACGGAAGACAATGGCGATTTTCAGGTCATTGGCCGGTTCGACAATTCCGATGTTCGGGGCTGTAACTTACTGGTCCTTTAA
- a CDS encoding NADH-quinone oxidoreductase subunit A — MLSDFGVLLLFILAAFAFIGIVLFGASLLRPHRPNVEKNSTYESGEEPVGNANVQFNIRFYVVALVFVLFDVELAFLFPWATVFGQASLIKATDGLWGWFALAEAFLFVAILALGLAYVWAKGYLDWVKPQPKVPTMETKVPADLYQKVNERYKR; from the coding sequence ATGCTCTCCGACTTTGGCGTTCTGTTATTGTTCATTCTGGCTGCGTTCGCCTTCATCGGCATCGTTTTGTTTGGCGCTAGCTTATTGCGGCCACACCGCCCGAATGTCGAGAAAAACAGCACGTATGAGTCGGGGGAGGAGCCCGTCGGGAACGCCAATGTGCAGTTCAACATCCGGTTTTATGTCGTAGCGCTGGTGTTTGTTTTGTTCGACGTCGAGCTGGCTTTCCTGTTTCCGTGGGCTACCGTGTTTGGGCAGGCATCGCTGATTAAGGCAACGGATGGGCTGTGGGGCTGGTTTGCGCTGGCCGAAGCCTTCTTATTCGTAGCCATACTAGCCCTTGGGCTGGCTTATGTCTGGGCGAAAGGCTATCTGGATTGGGTAAAACCCCAACCGAAGGTGCCGACGATGGAAACGAAAGTGCCAGCCGATTTGTATCAGAAGGTGAACGAGCGCTATAAGCGTTGA
- a CDS encoding sensor histidine kinase codes for MLKSFDIYNQNNILKIIVAINLLLVGTGSLMYTDRLINKLESREEKYIQLYASGIAYLVDPNHTNSGDITFVTDQILKANHTIPAIYVDPSGAIAFNKNIDLPPNITSEEMEKFLRDKIVEMRKKHTPLTVEMGDGQRGLVYYTNSKLLRQLTYFPYALLAILMALGVLAYLAFSSSRRAEQNRVWVGLAKETAHQLGTPMSSLMAWVEYMRSDPGQFDESITDEIEKDVRRLETITARFSSIGSIPTLKDENIKDVVEQFTSYLARRISTKVKMSLTSQLPAGQTVKINKLLFEWVIENICKNAVDAMKGVGELRLNILALPNHEIAIDISDTGKGIPKTSMQKVFTPGFSTKKRGWGLGLALAKRIVEEYHNGRLFVKSSEVGKGTTFRIILRADKEQKAVVEPQPSAKEA; via the coding sequence ATGCTGAAATCATTCGATATCTATAATCAGAATAACATTCTCAAGATCATCGTTGCCATCAACCTGCTGCTGGTCGGAACGGGTTCGCTGATGTATACCGATCGGCTGATCAACAAGCTGGAAAGCCGGGAAGAAAAGTATATTCAACTGTATGCCAGCGGCATTGCTTACCTAGTCGACCCCAATCACACTAATTCAGGCGATATCACCTTCGTAACTGATCAGATATTAAAAGCGAATCACACGATTCCGGCTATTTACGTCGATCCCAGTGGAGCGATAGCCTTCAATAAAAATATCGACCTCCCTCCAAATATAACATCGGAGGAAATGGAGAAATTTTTAAGGGACAAGATTGTGGAGATGCGGAAGAAGCACACACCGCTGACGGTTGAAATGGGCGATGGGCAGCGAGGTCTTGTTTACTACACGAACTCCAAGTTATTAAGACAGTTAACGTATTTCCCGTATGCGCTGCTAGCTATTCTGATGGCCCTGGGCGTTCTCGCCTATCTTGCGTTCAGTTCGTCGCGTCGGGCGGAACAGAACCGGGTGTGGGTCGGTTTGGCCAAAGAAACCGCACACCAACTTGGGACACCCATGTCGTCGCTGATGGCGTGGGTCGAGTACATGCGTTCCGATCCAGGTCAATTCGATGAATCGATCACCGACGAGATTGAAAAAGATGTTCGGAGGCTGGAAACAATTACGGCGCGGTTTTCCAGCATCGGTTCAATTCCTACGCTGAAAGACGAAAACATCAAGGACGTAGTCGAACAGTTCACCAGCTATCTGGCACGGCGGATTTCGACAAAGGTCAAGATGAGTCTGACCAGTCAGTTACCAGCCGGTCAGACGGTGAAGATCAATAAATTACTGTTTGAGTGGGTCATCGAAAACATCTGCAAAAACGCCGTTGATGCCATGAAGGGTGTGGGCGAATTACGACTCAACATTCTGGCGTTGCCTAACCACGAGATAGCCATCGATATCAGCGATACCGGGAAAGGAATTCCCAAAACGAGCATGCAAAAGGTTTTCACACCGGGGTTCAGCACGAAAAAACGCGGCTGGGGTCTGGGCTTGGCCCTGGCCAAACGCATCGTGGAAGAGTATCACAACGGTCGTTTGTTTGTCAAAAGCTCAGAAGTTGGCAAAGGCACAACGTTTCGAATCATCCTGAGAGCCGATAAAGAGCAGAAGGCCGTGGTGGAACCACAGCCTTCTGCTAAAGAAGCTTAA
- a CDS encoding sigma-54-dependent transcriptional regulator — MAKLIIVDDEKSIRAALRDILEYEGYEVDEAKDGEEGLEMIGRTSYDVALCDIRMPKMDGLELLMKATEASKGTQFIMISAYGNVENAVEATKRGAFDFITKPPDLNRLLITVRNAIERSKLVQETKTLKKRIYKLNEIVGDSDPIRKVKETINRVAATEARVLITGANGSGKEMVAKQIHDKGSRSNQPLIEVNCAAIPGELIESELFGHEKGAFTGASARRVGKFEQADGGTLFLDEIGDMSLSAQAKVLRALQENKITRVGGDKEIKVNVRVIAATNKDLRQEIVNGNFREDLFHRLSVIVIHVPPLAQRRTDIPLLTDKFLQDIAADYGSPVKEIMPDAMTYLQSLAWTGNVRELRNVVERLVIMCGEEISLDDVKAYA, encoded by the coding sequence ATGGCCAAATTGATTATCGTAGATGACGAAAAGAGCATCCGGGCAGCTCTACGCGATATTTTAGAGTACGAAGGCTACGAGGTAGATGAAGCTAAAGATGGCGAAGAGGGGTTGGAAATGATTGGTCGCACAAGCTACGATGTAGCACTCTGCGATATTCGGATGCCGAAAATGGACGGGCTGGAATTGCTGATGAAGGCCACCGAAGCCAGCAAAGGCACGCAGTTCATTATGATTTCAGCCTACGGAAATGTGGAGAACGCCGTTGAAGCCACAAAGCGCGGAGCCTTTGATTTCATTACGAAACCACCCGATCTGAACCGCTTGCTCATTACGGTCCGTAATGCCATCGAGCGGTCTAAACTAGTGCAGGAGACCAAAACGCTGAAAAAGCGTATCTATAAGCTCAATGAGATTGTTGGTGACTCCGATCCGATCCGGAAAGTAAAAGAAACCATCAATCGGGTTGCGGCAACGGAAGCCAGAGTACTGATAACCGGTGCGAACGGTTCCGGGAAAGAAATGGTGGCCAAGCAGATTCACGATAAAGGCAGTCGGTCAAACCAGCCACTCATCGAAGTGAACTGCGCTGCTATACCCGGCGAACTGATCGAAAGTGAGTTGTTTGGTCACGAGAAAGGGGCGTTCACCGGAGCCAGCGCCCGTCGGGTTGGTAAATTCGAGCAGGCCGATGGCGGAACGCTGTTTCTGGATGAGATCGGTGATATGAGCCTGTCAGCGCAGGCGAAAGTACTTCGGGCGTTGCAGGAAAATAAAATTACCCGCGTCGGTGGCGATAAAGAAATCAAAGTGAACGTGCGGGTCATTGCCGCTACGAACAAGGATTTGCGGCAGGAAATCGTGAACGGTAATTTTCGCGAAGATTTATTCCACCGCCTGAGCGTTATCGTCATTCATGTGCCACCATTGGCGCAACGTCGTACCGATATTCCGCTATTGACCGATAAATTCCTACAGGACATTGCTGCCGATTACGGATCGCCCGTAAAAGAAATCATGCCTGATGCCATGACCTACCTCCAGTCGCTGGCGTGGACAGGTAACGTCCGCGAACTTCGTAACGTTGTCGAGCGGCTGGTGATCATGTGTGGCGAGGAAATTTCGCTGGACGATGTGAAAGCGTATGCCTAA
- a CDS encoding glycoside hydrolase family 2 TIM barrel-domain containing protein — protein sequence MHKSLLFSLFLTSFSVSQSWSQTVPDWEDPHVISRNTEKPHATLIPFATEQKALEATDWRTSSFVKMLNGSWKFRWLKHPSQVPADFFLPTIDDKSWDNLPVPSNWQVVGAREGRPYDRPIFTNIKHPFPVTPPRITSDTNAVGLYRMRFTVPANFQDRNVFLHFGGVQSTCRVFLNGQPVGYHEDGMTPAEFLITDKLKTGENLLAVEVINWSDGSYLEDQDYWRIAGIFRDVFLYATPSTYLRDLYVTTDLDDQYRDATLKLTANVRNLSSTLAQVPYRLRATLYDPKRKAIFAETMNSETAVNTGQETLFRLSKVVNNPALWSAESPSLYTLSLQLIGADDQVWEAVSQRIGFREMTLTGGQLLVNGKPVTYKGVNRHEFDPITGRVISRESMLQDIKLMKQHNINAVRTSHYPNVTDWYDLCDEYGLYVIDEANIESHDLWSKGQSPADKPEWRDAFVARGRAMVERDKNHPSIVIWSLGNESDMGQNFRDMADIVRLIDPTRPIHYEGRRPYTGTSLTSFDIISTMYPSVDDMVKLMEKDPNRPLIVCEYAHAMGNSVGNLKDYWAAIDKYPRMQGGFIWDWVDQGLRLKNKAGKEYTDHVNHIDGANAGDGLVNPDRTPQPEINEVKLVYQYVKLATQLPLSATQIRTDGSVKINVRNTYDFQTLEPFRLEWELIRNGEVVQRGGENNLVAKPGQTQVLTLPVRIPDVIDLRQVTGNARAVPTTAASLASEYFLNVSIRLKQAASWAPAGHEVASGQFSIKADSPVQAVMGISQIPPVKVTQSGTAITVRGNGFTVVFDKKIGALEQWLFRGKNLLAQGLQPSVWRVPTDNDEGGGPRSFAARWRQAGLDTARARPITVKLEINPRLVRVSFTNALIGGGDTLSQKTDPANELITTKAASKGNTLVQHTQYIVYGTGDVQVTTTYTSSGDLPPLARVGMQFQMPATSSNMKWYGRGPFESYADRKDAAKVGLYDRTVADQFFPYTMAQENGNKTDVRWAELTDRAGVGLLIMADANSHTLLNINARDYTDAALVKAKQPDHQEVERGAVTVVNVDMAQMGLGGDDSWTPRVHPEYQLPAGKAYTYSFRMRPVDARTNLAEVIALPLPR from the coding sequence ATGCACAAAAGCTTACTATTCTCTCTCTTTTTGACCAGTTTCTCCGTCAGCCAAAGTTGGAGCCAGACCGTACCCGATTGGGAGGACCCGCACGTAATCAGCCGAAATACCGAAAAGCCCCACGCAACGCTCATTCCTTTTGCTACGGAACAGAAAGCCCTAGAAGCAACCGACTGGCGAACGTCGTCGTTCGTCAAAATGCTCAATGGCTCGTGGAAGTTTCGCTGGTTGAAGCACCCCAGCCAAGTACCCGCTGATTTTTTTCTACCCACCATCGACGACAAAAGTTGGGATAATTTACCGGTCCCGTCCAACTGGCAGGTAGTCGGTGCCCGCGAGGGACGGCCCTACGATCGTCCGATTTTTACGAATATCAAGCACCCGTTTCCCGTTACGCCCCCGCGCATCACGTCCGACACGAACGCAGTTGGCCTCTATCGAATGCGCTTTACGGTTCCTGCTAATTTTCAGGATCGGAACGTGTTCCTGCATTTTGGGGGGGTGCAATCAACGTGTCGTGTTTTCCTGAACGGGCAGCCGGTTGGTTACCACGAAGACGGGATGACACCCGCTGAATTTCTCATCACGGATAAGCTCAAAACCGGTGAGAATCTGCTGGCCGTTGAGGTGATCAACTGGTCGGATGGGAGCTACCTCGAAGATCAGGACTACTGGCGGATCGCTGGCATTTTCCGCGATGTATTCCTGTATGCCACCCCGTCAACCTACCTGCGCGATCTGTATGTCACGACCGATCTGGACGATCAGTACCGCGACGCCACGCTGAAACTGACGGCGAACGTCCGGAATCTGTCGTCAACGCTGGCGCAGGTGCCTTACCGACTCCGGGCTACATTATACGATCCGAAACGGAAGGCCATCTTTGCGGAGACGATGAATTCTGAAACGGCCGTCAATACCGGGCAGGAAACACTTTTTCGGCTGAGCAAAGTCGTAAATAATCCCGCGCTCTGGAGTGCGGAGTCTCCGTCGCTGTACACGCTGTCGCTTCAACTCATCGGGGCTGACGATCAGGTGTGGGAAGCCGTCAGTCAGCGTATCGGTTTCCGGGAAATGACGCTAACGGGTGGGCAATTACTGGTCAACGGCAAGCCGGTAACCTACAAAGGAGTGAACCGCCACGAGTTCGATCCAATAACCGGCCGCGTGATCAGCCGCGAGTCCATGCTTCAGGATATCAAGCTGATGAAGCAGCATAACATTAACGCCGTTCGTACGTCGCATTATCCAAACGTAACGGACTGGTACGACCTCTGCGATGAATACGGTCTTTATGTGATCGACGAAGCCAATATCGAGAGTCACGATCTATGGTCGAAAGGGCAGTCGCCGGCTGATAAACCCGAATGGCGGGATGCGTTCGTGGCGCGGGGGCGGGCTATGGTGGAGCGCGACAAAAATCACCCGTCCATTGTCATCTGGTCGCTCGGTAACGAATCGGATATGGGGCAAAATTTTCGGGATATGGCTGATATTGTCCGCCTGATCGACCCGACGCGACCCATTCATTACGAAGGACGCCGACCGTATACGGGTACATCACTGACGAGTTTCGACATTATTTCGACGATGTATCCGTCCGTAGATGACATGGTTAAGCTGATGGAAAAAGATCCAAACCGTCCGCTTATCGTTTGTGAGTATGCGCATGCGATGGGTAACAGCGTTGGGAACCTGAAGGATTACTGGGCGGCTATTGACAAGTATCCGCGCATGCAGGGTGGGTTCATCTGGGACTGGGTCGATCAGGGATTGCGATTAAAAAATAAAGCGGGAAAGGAGTACACCGACCACGTCAACCACATCGACGGGGCCAACGCGGGCGACGGCCTGGTCAACCCGGACCGGACACCCCAGCCCGAAATCAATGAGGTGAAACTGGTCTATCAATACGTGAAACTGGCTACGCAACTTCCCTTGTCAGCGACACAAATCAGGACCGACGGGTCCGTGAAGATCAACGTTCGGAACACCTACGATTTTCAGACGCTGGAACCGTTCCGGCTGGAGTGGGAGCTGATTCGTAACGGTGAGGTTGTGCAGCGGGGGGGAGAGAATAATCTGGTGGCGAAACCGGGTCAAACGCAGGTGCTCACCTTGCCGGTCCGCATCCCTGACGTTATTGATCTCCGTCAGGTTACGGGCAACGCCCGCGCCGTTCCGACCACTGCGGCATCGCTGGCCAGCGAATACTTTTTGAACGTGAGCATTCGACTGAAACAGGCCGCAAGCTGGGCACCTGCCGGTCACGAAGTGGCTTCGGGACAATTTTCCATAAAAGCCGATTCGCCGGTTCAAGCCGTTATGGGTATAAGTCAAATTCCGCCGGTCAAAGTAACCCAGTCAGGTACCGCCATAACGGTCCGTGGAAACGGTTTTACCGTGGTTTTCGACAAAAAAATCGGTGCGCTTGAGCAATGGCTGTTCAGGGGAAAAAATTTGCTGGCTCAGGGCCTGCAACCCAGCGTCTGGCGCGTACCGACGGATAATGACGAAGGCGGTGGTCCCCGTTCGTTTGCGGCTCGCTGGCGTCAGGCGGGTCTGGACACGGCCAGAGCCCGACCCATCACGGTCAAACTGGAAATTAACCCGCGCCTGGTTCGTGTCAGCTTTACCAATGCCCTGATTGGCGGTGGCGATACGCTCTCGCAGAAAACCGATCCGGCGAACGAGTTAATCACGACCAAAGCTGCGAGCAAGGGCAACACGCTGGTCCAGCACACGCAGTACATCGTTTACGGTACGGGTGATGTGCAGGTTACAACAACCTATACGTCCTCGGGCGATCTGCCGCCACTGGCTCGGGTAGGTATGCAGTTTCAGATGCCGGCGACAAGTAGCAACATGAAGTGGTACGGTCGGGGCCCCTTCGAAAGTTACGCTGATCGAAAAGATGCGGCTAAAGTAGGGCTGTATGATCGTACGGTTGCCGACCAGTTTTTTCCATACACGATGGCGCAGGAAAATGGCAATAAAACCGACGTTCGCTGGGCCGAGCTGACCGACAGGGCCGGTGTTGGTCTGCTGATTATGGCCGACGCAAACTCCCATACATTGCTGAATATCAACGCCCGCGATTATACCGATGCCGCCCTGGTAAAAGCCAAACAGCCCGACCATCAGGAGGTGGAACGTGGTGCGGTGACTGTTGTCAACGTAGATATGGCGCAGATGGGGTTGGGGGGCGACGATAGCTGGACACCCCGCGTACATCCGGAATATCAGTTGCCAGCCGGCAAAGCATACACCTATTCGTTCCGGATGCGGCCAGTCGATGCCCGAACGAATCTGGCTGAAGTGATTGCCCTACCGTTGCCACGTTAG
- the hemA gene encoding glutamyl-tRNA reductase, producing MLDTFKSISLSHKTAPLRVRELIALNEEEAKRLMLRLRDFFGLSDLLVVSTCNRTEVYYAFEQDLNADIARLLLIEKGLTDMDQYLPYFQFFNAHTDAVKHLFEVCVGLHSQVVGDMQIPNQVKQSYQWSADLDMAGPFLHRLMHTIFFTNKRVAQETAFRDGAASVSYAAVDLIDELVGDNQNPNVLVVGLGEIGADVCMNLDARNMKNITLCNRTQAKTESLAQKHGFRIADFANLTDEIRRADVIISSVMRNEPLITPALLEKLNVLTYKYFIDLSMPRSVDAAVEQIPGVLVYNIDHIRNRADEALNQRLASIPQVEAIVAQAVAEFGDWSKEMVVSPTINKLKNALEQIRKDEIARHMKHLTADESEKVEKITRGIMQKIIKLPVLQLKAACKRGEAETLIDVLNDLFDLEKQSADEHRQLH from the coding sequence ATGTTAGATACTTTCAAATCAATTAGTTTATCCCATAAAACGGCTCCCCTCCGTGTGCGGGAATTAATTGCACTTAACGAAGAAGAAGCAAAGCGATTGATGCTTCGGTTGCGGGATTTTTTTGGCTTATCGGACCTGCTCGTTGTTTCGACGTGCAACCGTACTGAAGTCTATTACGCGTTCGAGCAGGATCTTAACGCTGATATTGCCCGGTTGCTGCTCATTGAAAAAGGCCTGACTGACATGGATCAGTATTTGCCTTATTTTCAGTTTTTCAATGCACATACCGATGCCGTCAAGCATCTGTTCGAAGTATGTGTCGGGTTGCATTCGCAGGTAGTTGGCGACATGCAGATTCCGAATCAGGTGAAGCAGTCGTATCAATGGTCGGCTGATCTGGATATGGCCGGGCCATTTTTACACCGGCTGATGCACACGATCTTCTTTACCAACAAGCGCGTTGCGCAGGAAACAGCGTTCCGCGATGGAGCCGCTTCGGTTTCCTACGCAGCTGTCGATTTGATTGATGAGTTAGTTGGTGATAACCAGAACCCCAATGTGCTGGTCGTTGGTTTGGGTGAAATTGGTGCTGACGTTTGCATGAACCTGGATGCCAGGAACATGAAAAACATCACGCTTTGCAACCGGACGCAGGCTAAAACGGAATCGCTGGCGCAGAAACATGGTTTCCGGATTGCGGATTTTGCGAACCTGACCGACGAAATTCGCCGGGCCGACGTAATCATTTCGTCGGTTATGCGCAATGAGCCGCTCATTACACCAGCCTTGCTGGAAAAACTGAACGTACTGACCTACAAATATTTTATCGATCTGTCGATGCCCCGCAGTGTCGATGCCGCCGTCGAGCAGATTCCGGGTGTGCTGGTCTATAACATCGATCACATTCGCAACCGGGCCGACGAAGCGTTGAACCAGCGATTAGCTTCGATTCCACAGGTTGAAGCCATCGTGGCGCAGGCTGTAGCCGAATTTGGCGACTGGTCGAAAGAAATGGTCGTTTCACCAACGATTAACAAACTGAAAAATGCGCTGGAGCAGATTCGCAAGGACGAAATTGCCCGGCACATGAAGCACCTGACCGCCGATGAGTCGGAAAAGGTCGAAAAGATAACGCGTGGGATCATGCAGAAAATCATCAAGCTACCTGTACTTCAGCTCAAAGCTGCCTGCAAGCGTGGCGAAGCGGAAACCCTGATCGATGTGCTGAATGATCTGTTCGATCTGGAAAAACAATCGGCTGACGAACATAGACAACTGCACTAG
- a CDS encoding porin family protein, with translation MQVSRLLLFTFLFSSPLLLRAQSNNPVGGHFGVKVGGGLTRLSLSGTSANIPKQNLDPNLGIMYRYRLHKVVLQPELLLNIKGGSFQVEQTGGTRLNVNNSYTYLSLPLLLGYIPTEGLTIQAGPEFSYALNSGSTNGPGRNNDLGAVLGVHYDFLDMLDKFSLHVRYIYGLTNVSPEATATYQNRVFQASIVYNLYPKKKK, from the coding sequence ATGCAGGTTTCCCGACTACTACTTTTTACCTTTTTATTCAGTTCGCCCCTATTGTTGCGGGCGCAGAGCAATAACCCAGTTGGTGGCCATTTTGGTGTGAAAGTGGGCGGAGGGCTCACTCGGCTTAGCCTGTCCGGCACCAGCGCTAATATTCCAAAGCAGAATCTGGACCCGAATCTGGGTATTATGTACCGCTATCGGCTCCATAAGGTCGTGTTGCAGCCTGAATTGTTGCTCAATATCAAAGGCGGTTCGTTTCAGGTGGAGCAAACGGGCGGAACCCGTCTGAACGTCAATAACTCGTACACCTATCTGAGCTTACCGCTATTGCTGGGTTATATTCCAACCGAAGGACTGACGATACAGGCCGGACCGGAATTCAGTTACGCGCTCAATTCCGGCTCGACCAACGGACCGGGCCGCAACAACGATCTGGGGGCTGTTTTGGGCGTACATTACGATTTTCTGGATATGCTCGATAAATTCAGTTTGCATGTCCGCTACATCTACGGCCTGACGAACGTATCGCCCGAGGCCACGGCCACCTACCAGAACCGTGTTTTTCAGGCGTCGATCGTTTACAATCTGTACCCGAAAAAGAAAAAATAG